A single window of Colletotrichum higginsianum IMI 349063 chromosome 8, whole genome shotgun sequence DNA harbors:
- a CDS encoding DEK C terminal domain-containing protein, with the protein MSLPLSSEEENNYTSIIDGILATADLTTITRKKIRLGLEKALGGKDLSDQKDAIKALIEERFDAISGSQDAVPIADSYSASPAPKREANGHDDDDGDGEIEVSVAPVRKRQKREDSSEDADAKLAAELQAQENRMARGRTTRGGNGAPSKATKKKKAPRKKSDKKVDDSDVEEGAEPPKRKAGGGFQKPFNLSEPLAELLGEPQVVKKLWEHIKGNDLQDPENKRQIRCDDKMHAIFKQSRVDMFQMNKMIGAHLYPVEEQ; encoded by the exons ATGTCTCTTCCTC TAAGCTCGGAAGAGGAAAACAACTATACCTCCATCATCGATGGCATCCTTGCGACTGCAGACCTGACCACCATTACCCGGAAGAAGATTCGTCTGGGATTGGAGAAGGCTCTTGGCGGCAAAGACCTCAGTGACCAGAAA GATGCCATCAAGGCACTGATAGAAGAGCGTTTTGATGCCATCTCCGGATCGCAGGACGCCGTCCCGATTGCTGATTCTTACTCGGCAAGTCCTGCACCCAAGAGGGAAGCAAACGGTcacgatgacgacgacggagacggcgagATCGAAGTGTCCGTTGCGCCTGTCAGAAAGAGACAGAAGCGCGAGGACTCATCCGAAGACGCGGATgccaagctcgccgccgagctgcagGCGCAGGAAAACAGAATGGCCAGAGGACGGACGACTCGTGGCGGCAATGGCGCGCCCAGCAAGGCAACTAAGAAAAAGAAGGCACCGCGGAAGAAGAGCGACAAGAAAGTTGACGACAgcgatgtcgaggagggcgcaGAGCCGCCAAAGCGCAAGGCCGGTGGGGGTTTCCAGAAACCATTCAACTTGAGCGAGCCGCTGGCAGAGCTGCTCGGTGAACCTCAG GTCGTTAAGAAGCTCTGGGAGCATATTAAAGGCAACGATCTTCAGGACCCCGAAAACAAGCGGCAAATCCGTTGCGACGACAAAATGCATGCCATTTTCAAACAATCTAGAGTGGACATGTTCCAGATGAACAAAATGATCGGCGCGCACCTTTACCCGGTCGAAGAGCAGTAG
- a CDS encoding Zinc finger protein — MADTQPASDSNPNRGNRNRGRGRGGGGGAGAGAGAGGGGGGGNSGTRSKGRGGRGRGGGNVGAASQPHASSAPLSAQTKPDNKVLTRTAAEDDDTASSDGEVCFICAEPIKFHSIAPCNHKTCHICGLRMRALYKTKDCPHCRTPSPFVVFTEDANKRYEDYTDADITSFDSNIGIRYTNEEIVGDTVVLLRYNCPADDCVFAGLGWPDLHRHVRSTHHMKMCDLCTRNKKVFTHEHELFADKELEKHMRHGDDRPGAIDQTGFRGHPLCGFCGSRFYDDDKLFDHCREKHERCFICDRRDSRHPHYFVNYNALEKHFDKDHFPCLDKECLEKKFVVFESEMDLKAHQLAEHANSLSKDVRRDARVVNMSGFDYRSPHENERRGGGGGGGGGGGGREGGGPSGGRQGRGRGRDPNAEPIPQSSAQPLRRDELAFQRQMAIHSAQSVSNRTFGGSLSTPSATTPSAPSRRGNATPTSGSSRQAPAAAPSAASAPALPTAELEQLSVTDIASLPPQERAVMLRHQGVIERASNLLGHDQTKMNTFREYISNFRKGKLTAPQLVDAFFSLFADTSSNALGTLVREVADLFEDKDKVTALHKAWQDWRAINEDYPSLPGLGGMHGATTASSGWASAASPSPTAPAAAPNQKHSNRVLRLKNSTRAGASGPKPVTPSASSNWVASSPAVRPPASSAFPALPAASSSSSSSSAARPSWIGPNNPSSTAGRSSGSAGPSRTVPGGRPPPSSAFPALPPAQKPLTTIFGYGSGRGVRRDLGGAASNFNWGSAPGSGAASENASEKEDEEAGQSTGGKKKKGKKVLVQWG; from the exons ATGGCCGACACACAGCCTGCGAGTGATTCGAACCCCAACAGGGGTAATCGCAACCGTGGTAGAGGtcgcggcggtggaggaggagcaggagcaggagcaggagcaggaggaggaggcggcggcggcaactcTGGAACCCGCAGCAAAGGTAGAGGAGGGCGTGGGAGAGGTGGTGGAAATGTTGGTGCCGCGTCTCAACCACACGCCTCCAGCGCCCCTCTGTCAGCGCAAACCAAGCCCGACAACAAAGTGCTCAcccgcaccgccgccgaagatgacgacacggccagcagcgacggcgaggtgTGCTTCATTTGCGCCGAGCCGATCAAGTTCCACTCCATTGCGCCTTGTAACCACAAAACCTGCCACATCTGCGGTTTGCGCATGAGGGCTTTATACAAGACCAAGGACTGCCCCCACTGCCGA ACACCCTCCCCCTTTGTCGTGTTTACCGAAGACGCAAACAAGCGGTATGAAGACtacaccgacgccgacattACGAGTTTCGATAGCAACATCGGTATTCGATATACCAATGAAGAAATTGTCGGCGATACCGTGGTCCTGCTTCGTTATAACTGCCCAGCGGACGATTGCGTTTTCGCCGGTTTGGGCTGGCCAGACCTCCACAGGCACGTCCGCTCCACTCACCACATGAAGATGTGCGATCTCTGCACGAGGAACAAGAAGGTCTTTACGCACGAGCATGAGCTcttcgccgacaaggagctcgagaagcacATGAGACACGGCGACGACAGACCAGGTGCCATTGATCAGACTGGCTTCAGGGGTCACCCCCTTTGCGGCTTCTGCGGATCGCGGTTTTACGACGACGATAAGCTCTTCGACCATTGCCGCGAGAAGCATGAGAGATGTTTCATCTGCGACCGGAGAGACTCGAGACACCCTCACTATTTTGTCAACTATAATGCCTTGGAAAAGCACTTCGACAAGGATCATTTTCCGTGTCTAGACAAGGAATGTTTGGAGAAGAAGTTTGTTGTTTTCGAGTCGGAGATGGATCTGAAGGCTCATCAACTCGCCGAACATGCCAATTCCCTGTCTAAGGATGTGCGAAGAGATGCGAGAGTCGTGAACATGTCCGGCTTTGACTATAGATCACCACATGAGAACGAAAGacgaggcggtggcggcggaggagggggcggaggaggaggcagagaGGGCGGTGGTCCCTCTGGTGGACGTCAAGGGCGCGGACGCGGTCGCGATCCCAACGCCGAGCCCATCCCGCAGAGTTCCGCGCAACCACTTCGTCGCGATGAGCTTGCTTTCCAAAGACAGATGGCGATTCACTCGGCGCAATCCGTTTCGAACCGCACCTTTGGCGGATCGCTCTCCACACCCTCGGCGACAACACCTTCTGCCCCATCGCGCCGGGGCAATGCCACACCAACATCAGGATCGTCGCGCCAGGCACCTGCGGCCGCGCCTAGTGCCGCATCTGCGCCTGCTCTGCCGACTGCCGAGCTTGAGCAGCTCAGCGTCACCGATATCGCGTCGCTGCCTCCCCAAGAGCGGGCGGTCATGTTGCGCCACCAAGGGGTCATTGAACGCGCCTCGAACCTGCTTGGCCATGATCAGACAAAGATGAACACGTTTCGCGAGTACATCTCAAATTTCAGAAAAGGAAAACTCACCGCTCCCCAGCTGGTTgacgccttcttctcgctctTTGCCGACACGTCGTCCAACGCTTTGGGTACGCTGGTTCGCGAGGTTGCCGACTTGttcgaggacaaggacaaggtcaCAGCCCTGCACAAGGCCTGGCAGGACTGGAGAGCCATCAACGAGGATTACCCGTCTCTGCCCGGCTTGGGCGGCATGCACGGTGCCACCACAGCCTCCAGCGGCTGGGCCAGCGCAGcatctccctctcccaccgcaccggccgcggcgcccaACCAGAAGCACTCGAACCGCGTGCTGCGCCTGAAGAACAGCACtcgcgccggcgcctccggACCCAAGCCGGTGACACCGTCGGCTTCAAGCAACTGGGTTGCGTCGTCGCCTGCCGTGCGCCCCCCGGCATCCTCCGCTTTCCCCGCCCTCCCTgctgcttcgtcgtcgtcttcatcgtcgagcgCAGCCCGCCCGTCTTGGATTGGCCCGAACAACCCATCCTCTACTGCTGGCAGATCGTCCGGCTCGGCAGGTCCATCACGCACGGTGCCCGGCGGCCgtccgccaccgtcgtctgCTTTCCCCGCCCTGCCTCCGGCCCAGAAGCCTCTCACGACGATCTTCGGTTACGGTTCGGGCAGGGGCGTGCGGCGCGATCTCGGAGGCGCCGCCAGCAACTTCAACTGGGGGTCGGCTCCGGGGAGCGGCGCGGCGAGCGAGAACGCGTCGGagaaggaagacgaggaggccggccaGAGCACTggcggcaagaagaagaagggcaaaaAGGTGCTTGTCCAGTGGGGTTGA
- a CDS encoding Serine threonine kinase irei — translation MLRRPPGEGRHVARQRTYLLALAVLVISCLPLADAQPHQQQQQQRKSFEPIAQIHRVHQQHPAAGSSQHEAVRDVHPDAAARNWAATNIIQADNAVESPRRRNSVTSNQPQTQKQQHNRRSNPDNIIIPNDASAVATLAPAQSVRAPPSGHRPIASRVGGDGISTQHHARSLKDWEVEDFVLMATVDGHLYATDRGTAAERWHLEVDQSMVETKHYRLNASDLDDDYNLIDHYVWAIEPNRDGDIYYWVPGSSEPRLLPTGLTMKQMVDEGASALENPPIVYTGTKKTTMITLDAATGRVLKWFGSGGSHINEAESCLRPNALYDQNNEECSSIGTITLGRTEYEVGIARRDGRPIATLKFFDWTPNTNDFDLLNQHHQSIDARYHTSTHDGKIYGFDYGKTSTGDLPVFCKAQFASPVVKVFDVCRPVGLEPLINPDLIVLPQPVPPAKDEGAARIRNQRIFVNQTEMGNWYALSGRSYPLILDAPLAKTSSPDWLQLAPPWEKMNETQRIGAMIGIHYVDGVIREKIYQPPSLPGRSPETSDAVVDPENNSALPTTAAEDAVETPTIVKKVKSIPHHVSNSVIDFFSNPVLIVLIVSVLFFYQKDLRRWYKTKTTKWNMRYETASDTEDMMADATPEPTIHDHIPPSAPAQFDALPKPEEVVTADTKVESETTPTLESPASAPEKEGDKTSAGTQPPASIEKDSSVTPPEPGTPEVKKKKPAHRGRRGGTKHRKGKKREEMSQSRDDEPPASVEDAVNKAKKLGGQSTRLEPDVMTVANDMQAVTGPIIRMGNIEVDTENQLGTGSNGTLVFAGKFDGREVAVKRMLIQFYDIASQETKLLRESDDHPNVIRYYAQQVRDGFLYIALERCAASLADVVEKPHHFSRLAQAGKTDLPGVLYQITNGIHHLHNLRIVHRDLKPQNILVNMGKDGRPRLLVSDFGLCKKLEGGQSSFGATTGRAAGTSGWRAPELLLDDDARDSAMDISINSGSGSILVGSDMMSNRRATRSIDIFSLGLVFFYVLTNGLHPFDCGDRYMREVNIRKGNYNLAPLDALGDFAYEAKHLIGIMLNANPKERPTARDVMAHPFFWSAKKRLAFLCDVSDHFEKEPRDPPSDHLQYLEKHAPAITKSDFLRLLPREFVDSLGKQRKYTGSKLLDLLRALRNKKNHYEDMPDSLKRTVGPLPDGYLAFWTVRFPRLLLDCWNVVWTVEWDNTDRFREYYEPAGL, via the exons ATGCTGCGACGGCCTCCAGGTGAAGGGAGGCACGTCGCTCGTCAGCGGACCTACCTCCTCGcactcgccgtcctcgtcatctcaTGCCTCCCCCTGGCCGATGCGCAACCCcatcagcagcaacaacagcaacggAAATCATTTGAGCCCATCGCTCAGATCCACCGAGTCCATCAGCAACACCCCGCTGCCGGTAGCAGTCAGCATGAGGCCGTTCGTGATGTCCAcccggacgccgccgcccgcaacTGGGCCGCTACCAACATCATCCAGGCCGACAATGCTGTCGAGTCTCCGAGGCGCCGAAACTCCGTAACCTCGAACCAACCACAAAcacaaaaacaacaacacaaCCGTCGGTCCAACCCCGACAACATTATCATTCCTAACGATGCGAGCGCCGTCGCAACTTTGGCTCCGGCTCAGTCCGTGCGAGCACCTCCTTCTGGACATCGACCCATCGCCTCCCGCGTCGGAGGCGATGGGATCTCTACGCAGCACCATGCGCGGAGTCTGAAGGACTGGGAAGTAGAAGACTTCGTTCTTATGGCGACCGTCGATGGACACCTCTACGCTACCGAccgcggcaccgccgccgaacgCTGGCACCTCGAGGTTGACCAGTCAATGGTTGAGACAAAGCACTACCGCCTCAACGCCTCtgaccttgacgacgactACAACCTCATCGATCACTACGTCTGGGCCATCGAGCCTAACCGCGACGGAGACATATACTACTGGGTCCCCGGCTCCAGCGAGCCCAGACTCTTGCCCACCGGCTTGACCATGAAACAAatggtcgacgagggcgcctCGGCCCTCGAGAATCCTCCCATCGTCTACACCGGCACCAAAAAGACCACCATGATCACTCTAGATGCTGCCACCGGCCGTGTGCTGAAGTGGTTCGGATCCGGCGGTTCCCACATCAACGAAGCCGAGAGCTGTTTGCGCCCCAACGCGCTCTACGACCAGAACAATGAGGAGTGCAGTTCCATTGGCACAATCACCCTTGGCCGCACTGAGTACGAGGTCGGCATCGCTCGCAGGGATGGCCGTCCCATTGCCACACTCAAGTTCTTCGACTGGACCCCCAACACGAACGACTTCGACCTACTTAACCAACATCATCAATCCATCGACGCCCGCTACCACACCTCTACGCACGATGGCAAAATATACGGCTTCGATTACGGCAAGACCAGCACCGGAGATCTTCCCGTCTTCTGCAAGGCCCAGTTTGCATCTCCTGTCGTCAAGGTCTTTGACGTCTGCAGACCCGTTGGCCTGGAGCCCTTGATTAACCCGGACTTGATTGTCCTGCCGCAGCCGGTCCCCCCCGCCAAAGACGAAGGTGCCGCTCGCATCAGGAACCAGCGCATATTCGTAAACCAGACCGAGATGGGCAATTGGTACGCCTTGTCAGGACGTTCTTACCCTCTCATACTCGACGCCCCTTTGGCCAAGACTTCGTCGCCAGACTGGCTCCAGCTGGCACCCCCATGGGAGAAGATGAACGAGACGCAGAGAATCGGAGCCATGATTGGTATCCACTACGTGGACGGGGTCATCAGGGAAAAGATTTACCAACCTCCCAGTCTTCCCGGGCGTTCCCCCGAAACGtccgacgccgtcgtggaCCCTGAAAACAACTCGGCGTTGCCAACCACAGCTGCCGAGGATGCTGTCGAGACGCCAACGATTGTGAAGAAGGTCAAGTCCATACCACACCACGTTTCCAACAGCGTCAtcgacttcttctccaaccCTGTTCTGATCGTGCTCATTGTGTCTGTTTTGTTCTTCTATCAGAAGGACTTGCGCCGATGGTacaagacgaagacgacgaaaTGGAACATGCGCTACGAGACTGCTTCGGACACGGAGGACATGATGGCTGATGCTACCCCCGAACCTACGATCCATGATCATATTCCGCCTTCCGCACCGGCTCAATTCGATGCCTTgcccaagcccgaggaggTCGTTACGGCCGACACCAAGGTAGAGTCCGAGACCACTCCCACACTCGAGTCACCGGCGAGTGCCCCTGAGAAAGAGGGCGACAAGACCAGTGCCGGCACTCAGCCGCCCGCATCTATCGAGAAGGACTCATCTGTGACCCCCCCAGAGCCCGGTACGCCCGaggtcaagaagaagaaacctGCCCACCGTGGCCGCCGCGGAGGGACAAAACATcgcaagggcaagaagcgAGAAGAGATGTCTCAGTCTCGAGATGATGAGCCGCCTGCCtctgtcgaggacgccgtcaacaAAGCCAAGAAGCTCGGCGGGCAGTCCACTCGCCTGGAGCCCGATGTCATGACCGTTGCGAACGATATGCAAGCCGTGACGGGACCCATTATCAGAATGGGCAACATTGAGGTCGACACCGAAAATCAACTTGGTACTGGCAGCAACGGCACTTTGGTCTTCGCTGGCAAGTTTGATGGGCGTGAGGTCGCTGTGAAGCGAATGCTCATTCAGTTCTACGACATTGCCTCTCAGGAGACGAAGTTGCTACGGGAGAGTGACGATCACCCCAATG TCATTCGTTACTACGCTCAACAGGTCCGAGATGGCTTCCTGTACATCGCGCTTGAGCGGTGTGCGGCCTCGCTGGCCGACGTCGTTGAGAAGCCTCATCATTTCTCTCGGCTGGCCCAAGCAGGCAAGACGGATCTGCCTGGTGTCTTGTACCAAATCACCAACGGAATTCACCACTTGCACAACCTTCGTATTGTTCATCGCGATCTGAAGCCTCAGAACATTCTGGTCAACATGGGCAAAGAcggccggcctcggctcCTCGTCTCCGACTTTGGCCTATGCAAGAAACTGGAGGGCGGCCAGTCGTCCTTCGGCGCGACCACTGGCCGTGCCGCTGGAACGTCTGGCTGGCGAGCTCCTGAGCTgctccttgacgacgatgccAGAGACTCTGCCATGGACATCAGTATCAACAGCGGCTCAGGCTCTATCCTCGTCGGCTCCGACATGATGTCTAACCGTCGTGCCACTCGCTCGATTGACATCTTCAGCTTGGGACTGGTCTTCTTCTACGTTCTGACGAATGGCTTGCACCCCTTCGACTGCGGCGATCGCTACATGAGAGAGGTGAATATCCGCAAGGGCAACTACAACCTGGCACCTTTGGATGCGCTTGGTGACTTTGCCTACGAGGCCAAGCATCTCATCGGCATCATGTTGAACGCGAATCCCAAGGAGCGTCCCACGGCCCGCGACGTCATGGCCCATCCCTTCTTCTGGTCTGCTAAGAAGCGCCTCGCGTTTTTGTGCGACGTCTCGGACCACTTTGAAAAGGAACCGAGAGACCCCCCTAGTGACCATCTTCAGTACTTGGAGAAGCACGCGCCGGCCATCACCAAGAGTGATTTCCTCCGCCTGCTGCCCCGCGAGTTTGTGGATTCTCTAGGTAAGCAGCGCAAGTACACGGGCTCGAAGCTGCTAGATCTATTGAGGGCGTTACGCAACAAAAAGAACCATTACGAGGACATGCCTGACTCGCTGAAACGCACGGTGGGCCCCTTGCCCGACGGTTATCTCGCGTTCTGGACAGTCCGTTTTCCTAGGTTGTTGCTGGACTGTTGGAACGTGGTTTGGACGGTGGAGTGGGATAACACTGATCGTTTCCGGGAGTACTATGAGCCGGCGGGTCTGTAG
- a CDS encoding Neutral protease 2, which translates to MKFFTGIAFLASIVSANPIELFGRDEPLQAKLIRGAGNTLVKIALTNAGKSAIKVFVPGTILDKAAVEKVAVYSNQTRLSFDGVRLRIAPQDLMTEDAFQTIKRGQTIEIKFDFGEMHDLGDGGIYDLSVKSGIPFAKAGTTEIIGAIPINSNTLRIKDVDAKKAALTRMAFHQSIKRTLVQSDCKGVENNTVNTALITCARLSRAAANATQDDARMREYFKTSSPVAKKIVAEVFNKIAVECNSRTRGVSMQYCGDVYKSCSPGVLAYTVPSLNYMVNCPLYFTALPPLSKTCHGQDQATTTLHEMTHLLQMKGTLDYGVYGYEALKTLPGQENMNHADTYCLFANAINLGKGC; encoded by the exons ATGAAGTTCTTCACCGGTATCGCTTTTCTTGCATCCATCGTGAGCGCCAACCCCATAGAACTCTTCGGTAGGGATGAGCCGCTCCAGGCCAAGCTCatccgcggcgccggcaacacGCTCGTCAAGATCGCCCTGACAAATGCGGGCAAATCGGCTATCAAAGTCTTCGTCCCCGGTACCATCTTGGACAAGGCCGCGGTTGAAAAGGTGGCTGTCTACTCCAACC AGACCCGACTATCATTTGACGGTGTGCGGTTGCGCATCGCCCCGCAGGATCTCATGACGGAAGATGCCTTCCAGACAATCAAGCGCGGGCAGACGATCGAGATCAAGTTTGACTTTGGAGAGATgcacgacctcggcgacggcggcatctaCGACCTCAGCGTCAAAAGCGGCATCCCCTTCGCCAAGGCGGGCACGACCGAAatcatcggcgccatccCGATCAACAGCAACACGCTCCGGATCAAGGACGTCGAtgccaagaaggcggcgctCACCCGCATGGCCTTCCACCAGTCCATTAAGCGCACCCTCGTCCAGTCGGACTGcaagggcgtcgagaacAACACGGTCAACACGGCGCTCATCACGTGCGCAAGGCTCTCGCGCgcggccgccaacgccacccAGGACGACGCGAGGATGAGAGAGTACTTCaagacgtcctcgccggtTGCCAAAAAGATCGTCGCCGAAGTCTTCAACAAGATCGCAGTTGAGTGCAACAGCCGCACCAGGGGCGTGTCCATGCAGTACTGCGGCGACGTCTATAAGTCGTGCTCGCCCGGCGTGCTGGCCTACACGGTCCCCTCGCTCAACTACATGGTCAACTGCCCTCTCTACTTCACCGCGCTCCCGCCTCTCAGCAAGACTTGTCACGGACAGGACcaggccacgacgac CCTCCACGAGATGACGCATTTGCTCCAGATGAAGGGAACACTTGACTACGGCGTCTACGGCTATGAAGCGCTCAAGACGCTCCCGGGACAGGAAAACATGAACCACGCAGACACTTACTGCCTATTCGCTAATG CCATCAATCTCGGCAAGGGTTGCTAG